In Heliangelus exortis chromosome Z, bHelExo1.hap1, whole genome shotgun sequence, a genomic segment contains:
- the ALDH7A1 gene encoding alpha-aminoadipic semialdehyde dehydrogenase has translation MLGFPFGSVALLPLRAGVRAAAMSTLLVNQPRYAWLKELGLQEENPGVYNGRWGGGGQVVTTLCPANNEPIARVRQASLEDYEETVKKAKEAWKVWADIPAPKRGEIVRQIGDALRQKIKALGSLVSLEMGKIFVEGVGEVQEYVDVCDYAVGLSRMIGGPILPSERPGHALIEQWNPVGLVGIITAFNFPVAVYGWNSAIAMICGNACLWKGAPTTSLVSVAVTKIIAQVLENNKVPGAICSLVCGGADIGTAMARDERMDLLSFTGSTKVGKQVALMVQERFGRSLLELGGNNAIIVFEDADLSLVIPSALFAAVGTAGQRCTTARRLFLHENIHDEVVAKLSKAYAQVRIGDPWDSDTLYGPLHTKEAVKMFLDAVEQAKQQGGSVVYGGKVINRPGNYVEPTIVTDLPHNAPIVHTETFAPILYVLKFKEEEEVFAWNNEVKQGLSSSIFTKDLGRIFRWLGPKGSDCGIVNVNIPTSGAEIGGAFGGEKHTGGGRESGSDSWKLYMRRSTCTINYSKDLPLAQGIKFQ, from the exons ATGCTGGGGTTTCCCTTCGGTTCCGTCGCGTTGCTGCCGCTGCGGGCCGGGGTCCGGGCAGCTGCCATGTCCACCCTGCTGGTTAACCAGCCGCGCTACGCctggctgaaggagctgggccTGCAGGAGGAGAACCCGGGCGTCTACAATGGGCGCTGGGGTGGCGGCGGCCAG GTGGTGACGACCCTCTGCCCCGCCAACAACGAGCCCATCGCCCGTGTCCGGCAG GCCAGTTTAGAGGATTATGAAGAAACTGTAAAGAAGGCTAAAGAGGCATGGAAGGTCTGGGCTGAT ATCCCTGCACCGAAGCGTGGAGAAATAGTGCGACAGATTGGTGATGCCCTGAGACAAAAAATCAAAGCTCTGGGAAGCCTG GTCTCTTTGGAAATGGGGAAGATTTTTGTTGAGGGTGTTGGGGAAGTGCAGGAGTATGTTGATGTCTGTGACTATGCTGTTGGTTTGTCCCGAATGATTGGTGGACCTATTTTGCCCTCAGAAA GACCTGGCCATGCCCTCATAGAGCAGTGGAATCCTGTTGGCTTGGTAGGAATCATCACAGCCTTCAACTTCCCTGTGGCGGTTTACGGGTGGAACAGTGCAATTGCAATGATCTGTGGAAATGCTTGCCTCTG GAAGGGTGCTCCTACAACATCCCTTGTTAGTGTTGCTGTTACAAA GATAATTGCCCAAGTCTTGGAGAATAACAAAGTGCCTGGAGCAATCTGTTCCTTGGTTTGTGGTGGAGCAGACATTGG GACAGCAATGGCAAGAGATGAAAGAATGGACCTCTTGTCCTTCACTGGCAGCACGAAAGTGGGCAAGCAGGTAGCACTCATGGTTCAGGAGAGGTTTG GTCGAAGCCTGCTGGAACTTGGAGGAAACAACGCCATTATTG tgtttGAAGATGCAGATCTGAGCCTAGTCATCCCATCTGCTCTATttgctgctgtgggaacagcAGGTCAGAGGTGCACAACAGCTAGAAGGCTG TTCCTCCATGAAAACATCCATGATGAAGTGGTGGCAAAGCTTTCTAAGGCCTATGCCCAGGTCCGCATTGGTGATCCATGGGATT ctgaCACTCTATATGGGCCTCTTCATACCAAAGAAGCAGTGAAAATGTTCCTTGATGCAGTGGAACAAGCAAAACAACAGGGTGGCTCCGTGGTCTATGGTGGAAAG GTTATAAATCGCCCTGGAAACTATGTTGAACCAACCATTGTGACTGACCTTCCTCATAATGCACCCATTGTCCACACTGAGACATTTGCCCCCATACTGTATGTGCTGAAATTTAAG gaggaagaagaggtttTTGCCTGGAATAATGAAGTAAAGCAAGGTCTTTCCAGCAGTATCTTTACAAAGGATTTGGGAAGAATTTTTCGCTGGCTTGG GCCAAAGGGATCTGACTGTGGCATTGTGAATGTCAACATCCCAACTAGTGGGGCTGAGATTGGAGGTGCTTTTG GTGGCGAAAAGCACACTGGTGGGGGAAGAGAATCTGGAAGTGATTCATGGAAACTGTATATGAGACGGTCTACGTG cacaATCAACTACAGCAAGGATTTACCTTTGGCTCAAGGAATCAAGTTTCAGTAA